The Paenibacillus mucilaginosus 3016 genome includes the window GCGTATCGATCGAGGTAAGAGCGGCCAGGTAGATGATCGACCCCCAGCCGATCCCCTGCCATATGCCGGAGCCGATGTAGAGCGACCGGAACAGATCCGGGTTCAGCAGCAGGTTCTGCCGCTCGACGCCGAACCAGGCCAGGATGGTGCTGAGCAGCCCCGCTTTCTGCGAGAAGTCGATGAGCATGCCGCAGATCACGACGAGCGAGACGAAGTGAGGCAGGTATGTTATCGTCTGCACCATCCGCTTGAAGGAGGAGCGCCGTACTTCATTGAGCAGCAGGGCCAGGATGATCGGCGCGGGAAACGCAAAGATCAGTTCGTATACATTGATCAGCAGCGTATTCCGAAGGATCCGCCAAAAATAATGACTGCCGAAGAAATCCTGGAAGTGCTTGAAGCCCACCCAGGGACTTTCGAGTATGCCCTTGGAGGGCACGTAATTCTTGAACGCAATCAGCGCCCCGTACATCGGCACATATTTGAAGATGAGATAGTAAGCGATACCAATAAGGGATAAGGCATAAATATATTTGTTCTTGGCAAAATCTTTGCGGAGCATCCGCCCGTATTCCCCGGCACGCGAGGGCCGATAGGCGGTTCCCGGTTTCGGGTATGAAGCTGTGTCAGCCACTATACTTCCTCCTCTCTATTTTGACTAAGCCGGCTTGCCCTTAACTTAACAAAATAGAGAGCGTTTTCACAATAACCAATAATTATGTGCCGGAATTATACCGGCAGCCCCGAAGTCCGCACTGCTCCGGCATTTCTTAGAAGGATTCCGAGATCGGCGGACCGCTGGCTGCCGGATCTCCTCCGCACCGGATCGGTCCGAACCGGCTCATGCTCACAGGCAGGCTTCCTTCTGGTGCCGCCCGTTATGTAGTGCATGGACAGCGGCGGCGAGCACTCTGGTTTAACGTTAACATTCGGCTGCATCATCGTCAATCCATAGCTCTGCATAGGGAAAAAGCGGCCCCCTGCACTGCGGAAGTACGCAGGCAAAGGGCCGCTGCTTGGCGGCATGCCGGACACTCTGGTGCGGCTGCTTAGGATTCGGAACAGGCTGCCGGAGATCTTGGCAGCGGCATGCCGGGCGGTCAGCCGCAGCCGTCAGCAGTCAGACCGGCTCAGTCTCCCAACGCTGCCGGCGGCTTCGCGAAGACGCCGGTCAGCGTCGGATCCCAGCCGTCCTGCCCGCCCAGCACCCGCTGGACCGTCAGGGCATTCGCTTCTTCCGTCGTCATCTGCTTGCTCCAAGGTACGCGTGCCTGGGCATTGGCGCCCGGGCCGGTGCTGCCGTACTCCCCGTAGACCGCCGTGGTTTCGTTCTCCACCTTGCCCCAGTTATGCCAGCCGGCCGCATAGAAATGCGCGTCCATCCAGGTGTCCACGAATTTGACGTTGCCGTACGGCCGCCAAGGTCTGCCGAGGTACACGGTGCTGTTCGATTTGCTGACACCCTGCAGCTCCAGATCCCAGGTATCGTCCCAGGCGCCGGTATAGGTTCCGGCCTTGCCGTACTGCTGAATGTACGGCTTGAGCGAGGTGGTTCCCCTCGTCTTCTTCGCCTGGTAGAACACGTAGCCGTTCACCGCCGTCTGGTCATGGGAGGCTGCGGTCGTGTATCCGCCGAAGGTGCCGACATGCTTCATCTCGGAACGGTCGAAGTAGGCGAAGCCGTTGCCGTAGATGTAATCCACGGTGCCTTCAATGTACAGGCTGCTGAAATACTGCCGGCCTTTCTCGACATACAGCGTATCCTGGAACCCGTAGAGGTTCAGCTCCCGGAAGACCATCCTGTCCCCGGAGACATACAGGGCGAGCGCCTGCCCTACCCCTTTGACGCCGTTCGTGTCCTTGTTCGGAAAAGCCGAGTTCTGGATTGTCATGTTCTCAATCGTACTGCCGGCCCCCCGGAGCTCGAACGTCGCGGTCTGCAGGCCGGGATGATACGTGACGTTCATATCGTAGGTGATCACGACCCCGCTGCGGCTTTCGCCTACAAAGCTGAGGTTCGGCTTATCGACCGGGGCGATGACCTTCTCCTTATAGATGCCCTTCTTGATGTAGATTACCGTGCGCTCCTGCCGGTTCTGGGGCACGGAATCAATCGCCGCCTGGACGGTCGTAAAGTCACCGGTTCCGTCCTTGGCCACGACAATCACGCGGGAAGGCGTCGCAATGAGCGGCTCGGAAGCCGGGCCGGCCCCATACCGGTTCTTGGCCGTAATCATATAATAGTAGGTGCTGCCGTTGGTCACCTTGGTGTCTTTGAACGACGTACGCTTGGTGGAAGCGATGGTCGTATAGGGACCGTTGTAGGACGAAGCCCGCTTGATCGTATACTCCGAAGCGTCCCGGACGGCATCCCAGTGCAGAACGATCTGCCCGTAGGCAGCTTCGGTTACGGTGCCTGTCGGAGCCGCCGGCGCCCCTTTGGGAGCCGTATACGGAACCGCGCGGACCTGCAGCGTGTTCATGCTGCGGGCGGAGACATTCTCGGCGCTCACGACATAGTAATATGTCTGCCCGTCCACGGCACCCGTATCCCTGTAGCTCGTGCCGTA containing:
- a CDS encoding ABC transporter permease, which encodes MADTASYPKPGTAYRPSRAGEYGRMLRKDFAKNKYIYALSLIGIAYYLIFKYVPMYGALIAFKNYVPSKGILESPWVGFKHFQDFFGSHYFWRILRNTLLINVYELIFAFPAPIILALLLNEVRRSSFKRMVQTITYLPHFVSLVVICGMLIDFSQKAGLLSTILAWFGVERQNLLLNPDLFRSLYIGSGIWQGIGWGSIIYLAALTSIDTQLYDAATVDGANRWKQMLHVTLPGIMPTIVILLILQIGGMMNVGFEKIILLYNSQTYETADVISSFVYRRGILEANYSYSTAVGLFNSLVNFALLLIANRISRKVNETSLW